TCCAAACATGGAGGGTTCACTCTAAGCCACTGATGCAGTGTTCATTCATCTCCAACCCAATTTCCAAACACATCTAAGTTAGCAGCCTTCATCACCATCTCATGGCATTAAATTTGGCAAAGACTTACCAAATTTGAAGGCTCTAAAAGGactttagacaaattcacaggggtgggggaggctatcagtggctatgtgcaaggacttccacttcctCAACAGGGCTTTCCTGCCTCTCCCTCCTCAAGCACGCACAATTTCCTGGGGGTGGGGTTTcaggagaacccctggaacagtgTATAGCAAGAGAACAGAGGGGGTTGGTCATTCCTTCATGCAAGCCCAAATGCTTGCCTTGATGGAGCAATCATCTTAGCATGACATTGCATTCTTCACAACACCTCCGAATCCTAGTTGCTTGGAGTCACACTTGATAGTCCACTGTGAGAATACAATGTTCGGTTAGAAGGGCCTTGGACCTAACCCAGCAGGggaatcttcttatgttcttatattggTACATTCACTATGCGTTATATGTGCTTCCTTTTTCCTGAACCTACTGCCAATCAGGTAGGTAGTTTGTTGGTCTGGCGTGATCTGAGCTTCTTGTGGTGATGGAATGTGTTGGAAATTCCAAGGGAGCTCAGTGGAAGGAAAAGGCCAGAGGTGGGAGTAGGCTGGGAAGCAGCATAATGTGATTAAAGTCCAACAAGCCACATATTGTAAAACAAGAAATTCTTTGCAGCTGAGGAGTGGGGATTTTTTTGAAGATAAGTGAGATGAAGGATTCACTTTAGtgctgctctcttttttttctagaCCAGAATTACCGCAGAAACCTGATTGATTGCCTTCCAGCTTTTTGCGATTATGTCATTTTGTTCTTCAGCACGGGCTCTTCAAATATTCTGACAGATTATTACAAAACCTTTCACTAATAGGGTATGTAGAAGGAGTTGGTGGTGGTGTAGAAGGTAAttaattattgtaaaaaaaaaagtagtagtagtttCATCTGCATTATTTTATTACATGGTTGTTGTACCGAGAGCTGCCTTGAGTGTTCAGAAATGGAATACCATAAAGGCAGATAAATCTATTGTGTTTCAGACCAATAAACTATTTAGAGGGTTAGAATTATCTGTCTGCCTTTACCACTTCGAATCTGATTTATCTTTCTGTTTTCTACCTCAGGTCAGGCTGCCTAGTGCAGGAACATTCTGTAAAGGTGAGGAAACCCAGTGGTCAGTGATTATGAAGAAATGAGTCAAAACATTGGGATTCTTTATGGAGAGGACAATGGGGAGAGCTAGCAGGAGATCAGCAGAGACTCCTCTTCCATTAGAGCTGCAAGGATTAGGGAAATTCTCTCTTACACTTGAAAGCAGGTATATAAGCAaggctgacccaagacattttgctgctcgaggtgaaggacaagatgatTATTGGCccacattccatgtacagaagtcaGCTGGACTTGCAGTTGGGTTTCACTTCCACACTCGTGACAGGGCCGCATCCTGCACCAGAGGTGGGGCAGCAGGGAGTGCAGGGCAACCCACAGCGCTCTTCTGCAACACCTTGCTGGCCCCATCTATGCCCCACTGTGGCCTGACTCTACCCAATGGTAGGGCCTGCCCTGCTCAAAAAGAATAAAGGGAAAATCCCATATGATCTAGCTGCCGAAAGTGGTTTTATGTCCATGTTTTAGGGGGTGAACAAATAATCAGGCTATTTACTAATTACTTATCTTAACTACTCTTCATCCTGCTGTTGTATTTGCAGTTTGTACAGGCTGAGCTGGCATTCTAATTTGCATGATGGAGGAAGGACCAAAAGCTCATCTCCCCATGCACATATGTGAGATGGGTCTTCTGCGTATCTGGGATTACCtgatccctcccccctttttataatGAAATTGAAACTTAAAGCAAATGTCACAAATGAAAATCATGTGATTGCAAGTAACCATTATCTAAACAGATTGTGTTGAATCAAAAATACACACTTCCTTTGGAGTGaactccactgaactcagtgagacttgatTCTAAGTTAAGGTGTACTTACAGTGTAGGATTCCATTGTTTAAAAGTTCAGCACTCTGGTTGTTAATACTGCAGTTCTCCTTAGAGCCAATAGATGTCAGCATTTGCAACAAAGGCTGCATTTTGTACTACTGTATGCTTACTTGAAAGCTGGCCATCCTGGCATCAGGGGAACTTATTCTCTAGTCTAGAGAATGTGGTTAGGATAAGATCTGCAGTAGGGTCTTCCTCTAGTCCTCCTCAACTCCTCCCTCCACCATTGACACAGATTCCAAATttgctcctccagcagggaaatTAACCCCCTAGTTTTGCACCTTCTTTACATTCCCTCTACCTTTATTCTCACACTGACCAGTCTCCTGGGTTTTTTAACTCGTtgtatgcttgcttgcttgctttactCCATTGACTCGAAGTTCAAATCCATCTGATCTCCTGATACTTGGGCTCCTGGCATTACACAATGACATCGCAACAGCCTCTTCATTCAGTATGAGCATTGCTTACTATACAAGGCCTCGCCTTACGAATTCCAAAAGGGCCGTAGGCCTGATACAGCAtgctcttcttaaattcttaacTCTGATCTCTGGCTTCTAATCCCACAAGGAATACTTGCCTCAGAATAGGGGGAAGGGCCATCACTAATAGTGTATTCACATactttgaatatacagtggtacctctggttaagaacttgattcgttccggaggtccgttcttaacctgaaactgttcttaacttgaagtaccactttagctaatgggggcctcctgctgccgccgcgccgccagagcacaatttctattctcatcctgaagcaaagttcttaacctgaggtactatttctgggttagcagagtttgtaacctgaagcatttgtaacttgaagcgtttgtaacctgaggtaccactgtaagaggttccagattcaatccttaCATTGCTACAGtggtattttaattatttttatatataaataagcaaagaaacaaacTTCAGGTAGGACcgagaaagactcctgtctgaaatcctagagagtcaCTGGCTGTCCGTCAATGTACCTACCGTATACAATACtttgctagatggaccaaatagggcagcttcctaataTGCCCACCTgaagtggctttttaaaaaaatatttttaggcaGGGCTTCCCACTAGTAGTTTTTGTATGAGTGCCTTATAGTTCCCCTCCCTCTACTATAAATGGGTATTTCAAAGGTCCAAGGGACATTTCATGGGGCTTTCCATCCCCACTTGTCCCCATGATTCTGGGCAGATGCGGggaatactgtatattttatagCTAGGGGCCACAATCCCTTCTGGGCAATGTTCTacgggccacatgccagggatgTGTGGGGCCAGAGCCTCaagagggcagagcaatgaatgcaaattttgccgtgggttaaaccacagagcctagggcttgccgtgatcggcggtttgaatccccacgacggggtgagctcccgttgctcagtcccagctcctgccaacctaccggtagcaattcgaaagcacatcaaagtgcaagtagataaataggtaccgctacagcgggaaggtaaacggcgtttccatgcgctgctctggttcgccagaagcggctttgtcatgctggtcacattacctggaagctgtacgctggttccctcggccaataacgtgagatgagcgccgcaaccccagagacggtcacgactggacctaatggtcatgggtccctttacctttacagtaggcTAGTCAGTGTCTACACCACCTCTCTCTTCACCTTCGAAGGAAGCAAGAGGACCGATCAGAGTTCAATGACGAAATAAGAgaaagcactgggggggggcaaagcaaatTTGGTAGGCGGTGCAACTGGGaagtgggtgtggcctggagagagtcttTGAGGGCCAGTTAGAGAGCCTTAGAGAGATCCACCCCTGCTTTTCATATCTACTATGCAAGGCAAATGAGAGATCACTGGGTTGGGTGTGGAGGGAAAACCTTGGTGataagagcttttttttttagttttgcccaaagttgccaTTTTCGTATTCCATATGGGAATTATGGCAACCCAAGGACATTTTTTTTATGCAACAATAGTATTTGCTCCACGGCAGGAGAACAATATGTTCTCTGTTTATCAAAGCTTCTCACACAAGACCCTTTCTGGACAAAAAAACCAAGTGTGGATGTTATTCTACCAAAGAATGCTGCGGCTCAGAATTTCCACAGCCTCGAATCCTCCTCAGATCACAAAAATCACTGAGAAAACTAGTAAGATAGGGAATGGGAGCAGCTGCTTAATACACACAAGCAGGCATCAGGAATTTAGCAGGCTTCTCACCCCACCTTCCCTAACATGGGTGTAGctagggggggcagggaggggcagccgccatccatcaagtaaaacaatagaagtGCTTAACTaacgagagagagggagagggagagggagagagagagagagagagagagagagagagagagagagagagagagagagagatctttattaaaaaaaataatggaacAGCACCTTTTGTTCTCGTTCTATGTCCACAGAACCACTAGTATACATTTTACAACAGAACATGGGTTATCACACAAGGCTCTGTGATAAGAAGATCAGTGCAAACAACAGAACAGTACTGATAGTGGTTACTGTAGATTAAATCACACAGTCAATACCCTACAGGGGAGTCTCACATGTCACAGGTTCTTCACAAAGGCCAAATCCTACTGACACTTTACTCCTTATTCAGGACAGCACCTGCCAACAGATATATGGGAATACCACCCCCAAATGGTCCATAGTGGTAAAGTacatctctcttcctcctcctcctgctgtccaGGCACAAAGTCTGCAAACTTTTCCCAGTCCTAGAAGTTGCTCTCAGAGCTGGAAACATGGGGCACTGATGTGGGCCTGGGGAAAGGGGAGTGGCGTGAAAAGCACTTCGGAGGGTGCTGGGGGCTGTGTATGGAGGATGGAGCAGTGAGTCTCGTGGGAAGTCAGCATGGCGGAGAAGTGTTTCAGTTCATCTGACAGTTGCTTGATCTCCCGGCGCAAAGCAGCATTCTGCCTCTCCAAGTCTTGACTCTCctttaaagaaaagggggggggaatcagttagaaactatagaccaggggtccccaaactaaggcctgggggccagatgcggcccaatcgccgtcTCAAtctggatggtccgggaatcagcatgtttttacattagtagaatgtgtccatttatttaaaatgcatctctggtttatttgtggggcataggaatttgttcattcccccccccaatatagtctgggccccccacaacgtctgagggacagtggactcgCCATGTCACCTACATAAAATTAGGCCACTGGACTGCCCCATTTTCTTTCTCCACGGTGggcctatagcaggggtcagcaaactttttcagcagggggcccctGCTGGACAGAGGTGGTGATTTAGAGTGCAGCATGAGAGGCGGAGAGGCACTGAATTTTTGCACCgtacagggtgctgctgaaattctgAGACCCCGAGATCAGCCACTGGTGGAGGATGGTTAGTTAATTATGAGTTTAGGACAGTTCGAGAAACTAGCTGTAACAGTGGGCATTATGAAAAACAAGTTGATAGTTGCAGCTCAAGGGAGAAAGAGGTTCTTAGCTTGCATCCTGCTGTGTCCTGTGATAAGCAATCCCTTTCTTCATCTCTAAGGCCACAATGGGGAAATTTCCTtttaatgcaaatagcagcttcagaggagGGCTTTTCCTCAGAactgaagcaggggaggaaatGGTTAAATACCACCCATAAGATCCAGATAATTATCACTTCCTCCCCCAACTAGtgttatttgcattaaaaaaaaattgaagaacAGGCCGGGGTGCTCTTTTGTCAGACAGCTTAAAGCTGCAAAAGTGAAACTCTTAATGGAATTCTAATTGTAAAATGTCTGCTCAATAAACAAgtctttgctgggggggggggggaaaacacaACCTGATCCGCTAAAAGCAAAGGCAATGTCAAGTCTGGTTTGGCCCtgaaagagaaaggggaggggggcggcAATGATTTAGCTGCCTTCCAGCCCTATCTAGATTACCAGAATTGTTTCCTTTCATCTTTCCTGGCAGGGAGGTGTATCCCCAGCTACTCCTGTGCAACTCAGTTTGCTTCTGTTCTTCAGAGCTAGAAGttgaaaaggaggagggagggcatCCAGTAATTATTTTATCCTCAACAGATGAGTGATTATCTCTGAGGTTTGCGGTTGCCAATTCCCACAATTGTAGTGACACTTGTTTTTTTCAGTCACCAAAGTCACAGGAATTGCAACAGAGAACTGCGGCCCATGCAGATGTGTACAGAACTTGGGCCATGCTATGGGTTTCCATGTGAATACATACTGGTACATCCGGTGAGCTGGTGTGGTACAGGGCAGTGGTTTCCCCAACTTTGTTTTCTgtagaccacttgaaaattgctgagggcctTTGCAGGccacttaattattattttttgtgccTGCTGTACCAATTGCAATAGCCCTGCTTATTTGGTGCCCTCTCAACAACCACTCATGTTGAGAACATCCAGGCTgttggggaggaaaggaggcttCTGTTTCGGAAGAGGCATTAAAGGGAGCACCACAGAATAGGAAcctctggtgtagtggttagagcagtggtggccaaacttggccctccagctgttttggaactacaactcccatcatccctagctaacaggaccagtggtcagggatgatgggaactgtagtcccaaaacagctggagggccaagtttagaGCATCCAtctggacctgggagaccgggtgattcccactcagccatgaaactcactggatgacCATTCACCagtccctgtctctcagcctaacataagCCTCATTAGGATAaatgaggataaaaatgggggggggaggaccaagTGTGCCCCCTTGAGCTACTTAtacaaaaggcaggatataaatgtaatattacATTCTAGGAAAATTAGAAAGTATGGCTTTCTACAAGGTACATCACCTGGAGccctttaaaacatgcaaaatagGCCATAGGTACATTTGTAGAAAGAAGAGATCCACAGCAAAaagcaggaagcttttaatgtttgatgttttgccgtattcctttatattttgttggaagccacccagagtggctggggcaacccagcaggattaaaaaataaaaataaaaacgagCGGGCCTCTGTTTTTTACTGCAGTACTGTATCTAAGAAGTGATAGTGGGAAAGGGTCTGTGTGGGTGGGGTTCGTAGCCTTTTTTCGCTAGCTACTCTAGAGTTTCCAGGCTGACTGACTGACGTTTTCTTCCTGTAAACTCATGTTCTGGGCAAACCCAAGCAGAGAACCCGGCCCCGCGCTGATAGCGGATGACATTTTCAGTCCTTGGCCGCACTCTCTCCCCAGCCGGCGACTTATGAGAAATGACAGCAGTGTATCCTCCGCCGCCTGTAGGTTCCCACTGCCTGTCACCAAGCCCTTTTCATACACTCGTATTTCCTCGGCCACAGACATCCTGACCAGAGAGAGAGCGGGGCTCAGGCCTCAAGGATacagagtgggggtgggtgggggggtcaaTAACTGTCATCTAGAAGTAGAAAAACCACCTGCCACAGGAAACCTGCCACTGCCCTAGAAGGAAAGTCTCACTTGTTTCTTTCAGCAGCTGGGGAAAGCGACAACGCAATGGGGAAATTCACCAGACgataaaggggaggggggccTCTCTCTCCTTGTAGGTGCAAAAACACTGGGAAACATTTCGTACAGAGAACAAGGCTGCTCTCCTTTAAAGTCCTGTTTGCAATTATGATTGGCGGCATGACACACTGCTGAAAATATCTTTCCAAAGGCAGCCTCATTGGATTCTGCCTTATCTCACTGAATGCTCCCGCCAATctgagccgtgtgtgtgtgtgtgtgtgtgtgtgtgtgtgtgtgtgaaagagagagagagataagagagAAATTGCCATTGTTCCGTTGGAAGCTGTCTTAGGCCAAGCCAGTGTGTTTGCAACTGTGGTCAGTTTCAGCAGTTCTGGAGCCACAAACAAAAGACATTGGCCATACATGTGAGTGATCTGGTGCAGAGCTGAGTCACAGGCCTAGTTCAGACAGAAAAGAAGAGCAATGAGTGGACTAGATCTGTACTTGGAATGTACCACAACAGGTGGGGAATTGCATGCTTGGATGCTTTCTGGTGAAAAAGAAAAACTACTTGCCCACATAAAACTAGCATATCGGAGAGAAGGCTAGGTGAGAATTTTTCTCCATTATACTGTATCTTGATTTCTACATGCAGATATAGCGTTTGATATGTGTGATTGCTGCTTACTAGCATTGCAGTACTGTGGAAGGTATAGGGATACATAAGCTCACCTCAATGCATATACAATATACCATGGGATGCAGGGTGTATGCTATGGATAATTTGTGGTATCTGTGTTATTAAGTGCATAAAAGTATTGAAATCAGTTGACATCATTGCTGATATAGGAACAAGGGGGGCAGGCGGGAACTATACTAAGGAGAACGGTTCTGGTGATATacctgctaaaggtaaagggacccctgaccattaggtccagtcgtgaccgactctggggttgcagcgctcatctcgcgttattggccgagagagccggcgtacagcttccgggtcatgtggccagcatgacaaagccgcttctggcgaaccagagcagcacatggaaacgccgtttaccttcccggcggagcggtacctatttatctacttgcactttgaggtgctttcgaactgctaggttggcaggaggataTGCCTGCTAGACTCCCATAAATCAAGAAGAGAGAGCCTTTCTTTCCCTGTGAGGGCTGTATAGGGCAGATTGCTAAAGCAACGAAAAAATGAATATTGAATTaccaatacagtatatgaaaggaGCTTTTGCAACAAGGCACAGTCAGCCACACAATTGCCTGCCTGCAGTCTGTGGTGGTACAGTCCAGGAACAATTTTATCACCACACCTGCATGAAATAGGCCTAATACCAGAGAAATCAAGGTGGGTAGCGGATGGACGTTCTTACCATGTGCAGGGTATCTGCTTTCTGTGTCTGTTTCTGTCGGCTCTTCTGGGCTGCAATACGATTCTTTTCTCTCCTTTGTACTTTTCTCATATCATCAGAAGATTCCTGGGTGAGGGGAATCATGCAATACAAGGTATGACAACAGGAACACCATCTTAACATCTATACATGTAAGGATGTTGCGTAGAATGCCAATGTTGGGATAGAAAGCAGAAGGAAGCGTTTTTCTCATCAATTATCTCTCCTCCTCCGTTGTCTCCATGGCAGATTCAGTACTGtatcagcttgatggaggaccctccctccccaaatttgCCCCAATTCCTAATGCAGGAGAAGTAAGTGCATCTAAGGATCAGGAAAACAAGCAAGTTAATTACATGAGACATCAGAGATGAGCAACAACCCTTTTGGAACTCTAAATACATATCAGTATACAGTTGGGGTGTTCATCTTACATTCTAGAGCAGGGAAggttgacctccagatgttgctggactacaaatcctatcattccttaccattggccatgttggctggggctgatgggagccgtagtccaacagtatctgaagagccacaaattccccatccctgaactacAGTATTGGGTTTTATGTAAAAGTCTCCCGACCTACCAATCCCAACCTAGCTATGGTCCTAGGATATAGTGTGAAGGCACATGAGACAACCAGCTTACAAAG
The nucleotide sequence above comes from Zootoca vivipara chromosome 1, rZooViv1.1, whole genome shotgun sequence. Encoded proteins:
- the BATF gene encoding basic leucine zipper transcriptional factor ATF-like, coding for MPHSSDSSDSSSYSQSSSSSKQESSDDMRKVQRREKNRIAAQKSRQKQTQKADTLHMESQDLERQNAALRREIKQLSDELKHFSAMLTSHETHCSILHTQPPAPSEVLFTPLPFPQAHISAPCFQL